caTCCACAGAGTCCTGATCTCAatatcatcgaggctgtctgggttTACCTGGAAAAACAGACGCAAGCGAGACAGTCAAAGTCTGCAGAGCAACTGTGGCAAGATCTCTAGGATGCTTCGAACAACCTACCAgacgattttcttataaaactgcccGAGAATTCATGCATTTTTAAAGGTAAAGGGTCGTTAcaacaaatattgatttgatttggtttttttttaattatttactaCTTCAATTcgttatttttgaaagcatcttcgctttgcaacttttttttttgtttatttgtgCCTATGgcttttgcgcagtactgtatatttaaatGTTTCGGTCATAAGGTGAGAGATTACCATGGAGTGAAGCGAACCGGGTACTGGAATTATGCTACACTTGCAGTAAACGCTAGATATTTTCAGGTCATTGCTAAACAACAGGACCTGTTGCGAAACAATATGTGATTATGTTTTCGTCTGCTTGACATAAATAATTGAAAATTCAGACATGGCTAGATTGTTGGGGCGGTGGCAATTTGCAATATCTTTGTTTGGTCGATACAAGATTCAAACCTAGCCTCATATGGGAAAAAAAATAGACCAATAAGCAATTGTATAATACAAAAGCACGCAATTCCGGGTGGGAAACGGGTATAGGTCTGAGCAGCTTCCGCTGAGAATTTTGAAGATATGATATTTTACATAACTGAACGTAAGCCAATTTAAATGTGATCGTCTAAAGATGTAATTACAGAAAGAGAACATATGAATTTAAAATCAATGTCGTGCTGGTTTTATAGCTCAGATAGATATCTGTTATCACGAACAACAGACTTTGATGCTAAAAAGGTTGTTACCGAGATTTTTTCATCATTGTTCCCCATTCTGTCAATCCCATGATGACCATGATAACACATTCAAATTTCCAAACGGAAATGACAATTTTCCGAAAAATCTCCAATGCTTCATTTTAACTGAAAACTCTCTTAAAGAATTCTTCATGTACTCAATATTTGTGTATATACCATACCCGTCGATTAAAGGATATATTTTACAATTTATCAATAATATCCCATATAAATTTCAACTAAATTGCATTGATTACAGTACTGACGAAAACACCACAATACTAGTTTTAATGTACATCAACAGTATCGGTTATttaatatgaattaatttggggGGAAACCCGATTATTTTAAGGAGTGCTATAAGTACTGAAGCCAGATCAGTTGCAGCGTATCACGTGGTCAAAGTCAGCCTATCGCGTTTCACTCGCGCAAGGCACATTCTAATGAGTGAAAATAAGCACCTCTTCTCACTCCCAGGACTGCTTTTATAAAGCAGTACTTAGTTTGCAGTGGGTCGTGATATGACAGCTCTTCTTTCAGCCCCTTGGAGGACTGATACTATCAGATACCTGCACAACAGAAACAACACGAATAAGTCGGAGATGGAAGGACTGGGTGGGAACGTCCCTTCAAACCAATGCAGgaattttctatctcccactgcATTTGGAGCTCATCACAACTCTTTATCTTCGGGACCTGCTTACTCAGGCGGAGATCGTACGCATTCTGTCATTTCTGAATCAGCTAAGCAATGCAACCCATGTCCAGCTCCTACTAGCCCTCCAAACCCAGCCTTCAACTACGGTTATCATTTTGGAAGCAGCTATTACAGTTGTCGAAATGTTGGCATACAGCAAACTGGACTGAAATCTAGTGCTCATGCATCTCTAGCCGGTTACCCAGTGGACAAATACACGGATGTTTCGGGTTTCACCAACAGTCCTGTCCCCACAGACGAGGTAGCAAACCGAGCTAAAGAATTCGCATTTTATCAGAGTTACCCTAATCCATATCAACGGGTTTCTAGCTATTTGGACGTTCCAGTAGTCCCTACCATAAGTGGCCACGGAGAGCCTAGGCATGAAGCCTTATTATCCGTGGAGGGCTACCAGCCATGGACATTTGCTAGTGGGTGGAATGGTCAAGTGTATTGCCCTAAAGATCAGACGCAGTCTCCACATTTTTGGAAATCGCCTCTTTCAGGTATCATGAAATATTTTCACAGGAAAAATATATTAAACTCATTTTTAGTATAAAGCAAAGAATGTAGAAGAAACTTTCAtttagtgttttgtttgtaataTTTAAAATGAACAGTGCATGGGACTCCTATATCAGAATTAATATATTCAGATGTGTGTTTGACTGAATGTTTAAATGGCTCAAAGATTATCAAGTGTACCAAATAGACAAAGGTCTGCGAGTTGTCATTTTGACTTCTTTTTTAACCCTCTCTCTATCGCCCCCCTTTTATTTCCCACACCCTTTCAACTGCGGCCGTTTGAAGCTTGTTCTCATGATTTGCATTTCCCCCCCAGGAGATGTGATGCACAATCAGACTGACATAAACATTTACAGGCGAGGGAGGAAGAAAAGGGTTCCTTATACGAAAACCCAGCTTAAAGAACTCGAGCGAGAATATGCCACTAACAAATTTATCACCAAGGAAAAAAGAAGAAGGATATCTTCAGCTACCAACCTTACGGAAAGACAAGTTACCATTTGGTTTCAGAACAGGAGAGTCAAAGAGAAAAAAGTGGTTTCCAAAGTCAAAGAAAATATACCTTAATTGCGCAGCCCTCACCAGCCAACAATGGCGTATTG
The sequence above is a segment of the Hypanus sabinus isolate sHypSab1 chromosome 4, sHypSab1.hap1, whole genome shotgun sequence genome. Coding sequences within it:
- the LOC132392612 gene encoding homeobox protein Hox-D13 → MTALLSAPWRTDTIRYLHNRNNTNKSEMEGLGGNVPSNQCRNFLSPTAFGAHHNSLSSGPAYSGGDRTHSVISESAKQCNPCPAPTSPPNPAFNYGYHFGSSYYSCRNVGIQQTGLKSSAHASLAGYPVDKYTDVSGFTNSPVPTDEVANRAKEFAFYQSYPNPYQRVSSYLDVPVVPTISGHGEPRHEALLSVEGYQPWTFASGWNGQVYCPKDQTQSPHFWKSPLSGDVMHNQTDINIYRRGRKKRVPYTKTQLKELEREYATNKFITKEKRRRISSATNLTERQVTIWFQNRRVKEKKVVSKVKENIP